Within the Eucalyptus grandis isolate ANBG69807.140 chromosome 1, ASM1654582v1, whole genome shotgun sequence genome, the region ACTCTTATCATTTGGTTGAATGGCCAATTCAATATTTACAAGCAGTTGAGATGATCCTAGTGGTTGGTTGCTGGCATTTTCgccatgtcattttctttgcGGTGAAATTCTTAATGATTGGGTTTAATagctcctttcttcttcttcttcttcttcttcttcttctttctttcttaattgGAGGATGTTTGGTGTTGTCAAGATCCCCTTAGTACCAAGACATCCGACATTCACAATGGCAATGATTTCACTAGCTTAACTGAACTGCAATAAAAACAACTTGCTTATATGTTGCATAGAATCGGATCTGCATTTCATCAAAGATGAGTGTACCTTTGCAATACTCCAAAATTTTAAGGCTGCTTggttttttattgttttctttggaTGGTATTCCTTGATTCTgttgttattattttgtttttttcttctcctttctgtGAATAGCTCTTCAGTTAGAGCTTTTATTGTGTCATTTACCTGATCCTGTACTTTCCCTGGAGAAAAGGGTAATATTGGAGAATGCAAGTCAGTACTTGACTGTATGTCTAGGACTCTAGGAAGGGATTCAAGACAAGCAGGAGCCGCCTGTctgatttttattatattaccCCACAATTTGGACAGTGGAGCCTTGTGCACTGGAATGCCCTTATAGTACTAGCCTAAGCACCTGCTTTTTTAGTTCTGTGGTGTTACTTAATTGACATGATTGACCATTTTGGACACTGTCCTGATGTAAATCTATTGACAAGTATGGGCACAATGAATTATATACTGTTAGCAGAATCTGTTAATTAGAGATACTTCAGTTCCTGAATGTAAGTCTGAGAAAGGACAATGACATCACTCCTAAAAGAGGAGAAGGTGATGGTTGGACTTTGTAccaaatttgagaaaatgtGGGAGTAGCTTGGCCACTTTAGCATCTGATGTTGGCAAGTTTTTGCATAGAGAAGCAGCCATTAAGTTCTGGAGCTTTTAGTTCGGTTATCCTGAGAATAGGAGAGGAAAGCTGCTATGTATTGGTTGGAGACAAGGTTAAAgttgtttccttttgttttatgCGCTTGTCCTCTGCTGCTTCCTGTTCATGATGCTGCGTGCTTCAACTCTAATAGTCTTGTAATTAGGGCCTGCTATGTTAAATTTAGATATGTGTTCTTATCGAAAATCACCCTtgtttttccaaagaaaagttATTTAATGGGGGCTCCCTCTTCCAAACAAGGAAAGGGAAGAATCAGCTGTCCCACCTTAGTTTATCTACTACTCTGTTATTTTGACGTACTCAAGTGACGTACTCAAGTATGCACCAACAATGGTTACTATTTGATGTATATATGGCTTGGAATCTTTTCCATTGTATATATCCAAGagtgaattttgaaatgtgatcTAACTTTGGCTTTGTCATCTCAAGTTATTCTCACTAGCGTATCATACTGTTTCACAGTCTTATGCCTTGAACTTTCCCTTGTTTTATGTAAGATATGTAATGAGATTTGCTTATATAAGTCATACTGTATGATTGAGTGGATGCCCTTTTCTGCTGTGCTTGACAGGCCTTTCTAGAATGACGACAGATGAAAAGCTTCAGGAGGCATTTGCAGCTTTTGGAAATCTTGTTGAAGGTACGCCCCCTTGACTTATtgatcttttgttcttttgcggCATCTGTCTGATAAGATCAGATCCTAAATTGCTTATTCTGGTATGTCATCTTGCGATCTTGCAGCGAAGGTTATTACGGATAGGATGTCTGGCAGATCAAAGGGGTTTGGCTTTGTCACATATGAAACAATTGAAGAAGCAGAGAAAGCCAGAGAAGGAATGAATGCTAAATTTCTAGATGGATGGGTTATATTTGTGGACCCTGCGAAACCAAGGGAGCTGAGGCCTCCACCTCAACAAGAGCCTCAACCTTCGGAAACTGGTTTCAGGACCAATAAGACCGTTGGATGGTGTGGTTAATGCTTGTTGTGTCCATTTCCAATGTTCCCATTCTTGATTGTGGTTCTACGCTCTAATTTATTTGGTGCCTGATGCTCTTGGATTGATTGAGAAGTGGATCAAAACCATTGTTTGGGATGAGGATTGTCAAGTCTTCATATATTAAGTTGATATGTATAAATCACGTGCTATTCAACTTTTcatgttcctttttgtttctgaTATTTTGCTTTTGCCTTGCCTGAATTCTAGCTTCTTGCggtctccctccctccctccctccctcccccaacCCAGCCATCAACGCATCTGGATTCTGGTGTAGTTTGCTCATTTAGGAAAAAGCGCATATTTGATTCCCGAATTCGCGTTGTTTTTTCACCATGATCCTTGAATTCATGATTTGTTCCAAGCGCTTGTGCTTACAGAATTTTATTATGTAGCTTCcttgttctttgattcttaCTCAATATTGATGTGACCGTTGGTGCCAACCAAAAGCATGGGGGAAAAATGGATGACATCCGCAATCAATTTCAACCAATCTGATCAAATTGACATACTTAATAGCGGCAATTATTTTAACTAGACTTTTTAGGATgtgtttggtaatgattctgtGCTCGGGAACAGATTTTgacaagaaatgattattttttattctgttattgAGAATAGATtctgactagaaatgattatttttttattctgttatcggGAAttgattataaataaaaaaacgcgtttagtaattgttcaaatttttttattttggaatagaattgcatttggatCGCGTCTTTATTGATTccgttccaaattaatttcttttaatttttaaataaatattttattttttcattttttttttttcctttttctcatattctcttcttcttatgtCCAACGATCTCACCAGAGTGTCGCTGGCCCTCGTCGGTCGAGCCTCATTGAcagttgggtgaggctcggcctcgccagatctagcgagatTGAGCCTTGCGGTGGCCAGGGGAGCTCGCTaggctaggtgaggcttgcctagccaccggtgaggtcgggcgtcgcgaggcttgTCGAGCCTCACCaagtggccaagcgagcctcgctggggctaggcgaggctcgccttgccaccggcggggctgggtgaggcccgcctagccatcgacgaggctcggccttgctagatttggtgaggccgagcctcgctggtggTTAGGCTGGTGGTTAGGCTTGCCTTTGACGAGCCGGGCTAGACCTCGCCTTggctcggcgagctcgccagattGGCGGCGGCAGCGAACGGCAATGGGTAGCTGCGATAGGTGGTGGTGGACAACGGTCGCGAGATgaccgaagggaagaagaagaagagttggtttttgattctcaaatttattcCCGGATTAAGaataaaacttttttatttttatttttatttcactcCCAATCTGTTGacgggaacaaaatttttaccaaatgtgATTCTGTTTCCAAACtgatcccaaaaacaaaaaatcagaatctgacactgtttggcaagttgccaaatagCCCCTTAGTTCGCGGAGCTTCAACATATTGGAATTTGTAacttgattgaaaataattctaCATGTTAAGGACTCGACTGCATGAATTACAAGTTCAACTTTAGGGATCATACGTGTACCTTCTTATTTCCAGGGCTTTCGAAGCACTGTTGAAAGAGAGTACGATGCATAGGCAGTTTTCTCGATGTCAATCCCGAATGCTTTCTACTAGGGAGCTGAATCTTTATATAGATTAAACTCAaagatttttcacatacaagacttataaaattttcaaattttgagacaagaatacgaagaaaatgaaaatgcctGAAGCTTCCCAGAAGTTGTAGCTCATCCAAGGGGGTATGACATAACATCATGACAATGTTTTTTCACAATAGATCAAGATGCAATATCAACTTGAATCGCATAATCCTTATAATAGACATGAGAACTGCAACACCAAGAAGTACTTTCCTTCATATTTTCATTAGCCGGCACCAAGAAAGTGCAGAGAAGCAAAAATATGTACAAGAGCAGCTCCCCAGGACAGGAGGGGCTCGGCTAAATTTTGAAGAACTATAATATTTACTCAACTAGAGCCTGTCCAATCAGGAAAATATTTCCCAGCATATCAAACTAAAAGTTCATGAAATTATGCCCCAAAAAATTCAACTATGAGATATATCTTCCTGTTCCTCAACCTCCTTACTAATCGAAAAGATGGTGAAGATCCCTATATAACCATACTCTCATCTCAGcttcatgaaaaatttgacaTCATCAGTACGAATGGTTATCTGATCCATCGTCATCCACAAAACTACATGACTTACCAGATTTCCCGGTTCTAtgattctgtttctttttcttatccttACTGCCACCACCCCCTCGTGAGGAGTCTCTACCTCCACCACCTCCTCGTGTGGTTTCTTTGCCCTTCTGGCCTTCCTTTCCAcctatcttttctttcttgggaaGCTTTTTCTGCTTTGTCCCTCTGGTAATTATATCTAATAGTTGTGTCGGAGGCGGATCATAAACATCAGGAGCCCATGTCACTGTGAGCTTCCTTGGAGCTCCCCCTTGTTTCTCATGGCTACCTTTAAAGGCAGATATTAGCTCTAGAGGAGCCTGAAAAAAGTGATACACGGGGATTAAGATTAGAAACATCTGagcatgaaaaattaatgatttatcAGAGAAGATATTTGGGGGACTGGATAAAAGTCTGGCTGCAATTTTATACCATCCAACCCATTATaagttcgaccaaaaaaaaaaaacccattatAAGATTTACCACAGTTCCTGGTATAAAGCTCATTTAATTTTGCTGCAGTAGTATCCCTccaatttcaccataaccaGGTCAAAGAAACAGCTATATGCCCAAGCATTGCAGATAGACATGCATGTGCATCAAATGACATACTAAAAGATCCAATCTTAATATGCTGACAGCAACAGAATAGTCAAAGAACTAAGTATTTGTCTCCAATCCATCTCTTATGAATCATCACAAGCCAGTCTACAGAGTTGAAGCTGGGTAATCATCAGTGAGAGACAGAAAAAggcacaaaaccaccaagaaaTACCTGCACAAGTTCCTATACACAAGCAAATTATCTTACAGCCCTATGTGTACCcagccaaaaaagagaaagctCGAAGTAAACACAAACGGCGCCATGGGACAAAACGGTACTTACAGGCGAGAATACTGAGCATCCAGGGGTCGGATTATCCACAATATCTTCATAAAAGAGTTCCTGCAATTCTAAGTTTGGTtgctcttcttcatcctcttcatcagAAGATATATGTGGAGACATAAGCTTGCTTGGAGAAGGCCGGACTGCATTGTCCAGCAtcttttgatgagattttgtaCATTCCTTGAGCTCATCAGCATCCTCATCATCACTATGATCAACCCCATCAGAAGAGCTTTCAAATTCATGAGCATTTTGAATGCGTACCCCATCAAAAGAAGTTCCCAGTTTATTCACCAATTTCTTACTAGTAACCAACTCTGAATCAACAGAAAGATGCTGTGCCTCCATAGTCAGAGATCTGTTAGGCACAAGAACACATCAGAGGAAAGTGAATTACTATTGACCATATTGCATGTAACTTAGATTTGCAGAGGAAAGTGAATTATCGATTCTGCTAAGAAGTTGATCTAAGCAAGTCTGACATGAAAAGCAAAGGCAGTCTGTTAGGCATAAAAACAAA harbors:
- the LOC104436402 gene encoding organelle RRM domain-containing protein 2, mitochondrial, which translates into the protein MAFFSSIRNALAKSSVSPSVFQSQPSLSSFYSTLTAPKLFVSGLSRMTTDEKLQEAFAAFGNLVEAKVITDRMSGRSKGFGFVTYETIEEAEKAREGMNAKFLDGWVIFVDPAKPRELRPPPQQEPQPSETGFRTNKTVGWCG
- the LOC104436384 gene encoding uncharacterized protein LOC104436384 — encoded protein: MEAQHLSVDSELVTSKKLVNKLGTSFDGVRIQNAHEFESSSDGVDHSDDEDADELKECTKSHQKMLDNAVRPSPSKLMSPHISSDEEDEEEQPNLELQELFYEDIVDNPTPGCSVFSPAPLELISAFKGSHEKQGGAPRKLTVTWAPDVYDPPPTQLLDIITRGTKQKKLPKKEKIGGKEGQKGKETTRGGGGGRDSSRGGGGSKDKKKKQNHRTGKSGKSCSFVDDDGSDNHSY